Proteins encoded together in one Bacteroidales bacterium window:
- the ispE gene encoding 4-(cytidine 5'-diphospho)-2-C-methyl-D-erythritol kinase, which produces MICFPNCKINIGLNIIEKRSDGFHNIETIFYPTGLCDALEIIESKKVSINISGINIDGNTDDNLCLKAYKLIANDFPIPPVNIFLHKAIPTGAGLGGGSSDAAYMLFLLNKMFSLNISEEKLISYASQLGSDCAFFIKNTPVFASGKGEIMEPISLSLKNYYLVIVKPEIHIPTAKAYSLIKPKPSEYSLKNILEKNIHEWKNILVNDFEMPIAKEFAKILEIKNQLYNCGAVYASMTGSGSAVFGIFENEVDTKDIFKNYFVWQEKLK; this is translated from the coding sequence ATGATTTGTTTTCCCAATTGTAAAATAAATATCGGACTCAATATTATTGAAAAGCGCAGCGATGGGTTTCATAATATTGAAACCATCTTCTATCCTACAGGATTATGCGATGCTCTTGAAATAATTGAAAGTAAAAAAGTTTCAATTAATATTTCAGGAATTAATATTGACGGAAACACTGATGATAATTTATGTTTAAAAGCATATAAACTTATTGCGAATGATTTTCCAATTCCGCCTGTAAATATTTTCCTGCATAAAGCAATCCCAACAGGAGCCGGACTTGGCGGCGGTTCGTCAGATGCAGCATACATGCTTTTCCTTTTGAATAAAATGTTTTCACTAAATATTTCGGAAGAAAAATTAATCAGTTATGCATCACAACTTGGAAGTGATTGCGCTTTTTTTATAAAGAACACTCCTGTATTTGCTTCGGGAAAAGGTGAGATAATGGAACCAATTTCTTTAAGTTTAAAAAATTATTATTTAGTAATCGTCAAGCCCGAAATACATATCCCAACAGCAAAAGCCTATTCATTAATAAAACCAAAACCATCTGAATATTCTTTAAAAAATATTTTAGAAAAAAATATTCATGAATGGAAAAATATTTTAGTGAACGATTTTGAAATGCCTATTGCAAAAGAGTTTGCGAAAATTCTTGAAATAAAAAACCAACTTTACAATTGCGGAGCAGTTTATGCATCGATGACTGGCAGTGGTTCGG